The Cryptomeria japonica chromosome 2, Sugi_1.0, whole genome shotgun sequence region tatgacagcaattgatatatcaaagaaccctgtatttcactctaagactaaacatgtttctatcaaattcaattttctaaaagagaacgttgaagcaaaataagtgaaattggtttatgtgaatactaaagagcagattgtagatatttttaaaaagcctttgcctaaggagacttttgaatatctcagagagcaacttggagtcctagcccaaccgatagagacttagacagttgatgtttgccATCAACCGATagattaatagagaaatattttattccggctttgatgaagtacttctcagggggagtagttggtataataagttggtattttgtatttgaatctggcttttgtaatgctttggcactTGATGTCAAATGGCGAGACatattatgaaatttttttttttgggagagatatctttgtggagagattattcctaggggagagacattatgtattttgatttctggttaatgatctctttgggagattgttggtttttggtttttggcatttctattttgacactttgatggtttttccatcttgtgttgccatcaatgccaaagggggagattgttggtattttggatatgttgatattgttttttcattgatgtcaacacttgtcatcacttgtcaacacttatcaacacttggagatctttggttatgttcatcagcAAGTCAGAGACTtgtgcacaatcaccagtatttggttcaccggcataTTATATTGCTCACCgaaacttggaatgacttggagattacttgattatgtcgaagacattatttaatcacttggttttggcgatttggttattggtttatttgggtttgcatatttgttgttactgacaaataggtctagataTACACTGaaaggcatatctattccagatcagcacgacacgttatggagatgatttattattattgtaaatgcattgagcagaCATCGTGCATTggatatcgatttatttgtaattgattttattttaatatcttttagtgagctaacctattcaattggtcttaggttattgtataaatgtaagatctcatttgtgagattgatatgcgattgagaaaagaattgtaataaaatatatgcgaaaataagcagaggtatacacacaaacatcatttgaaggttgaaggaaggtttttgtgaaggcaatcaaaattaACCAgcattgaatccagcatatgaagatgctattttaagcagtacattatcattggatttaaccatccaattgtagtcagtgtgactctcattttgtgattaagcagtgggctctaggaagctggcctttctgcatgtgcagaatccatattctacacacatactatctgcaatagtatcatttgattgtgggtaaggcttcccaccatggtttttccccttacaggttttccacatacaaacatttgtgttacgtgttgtggatgttaatgtctttctatttcatgcattaatctttactggtactgcaattaactgataaactgtctaccgacataaagtttggtttaccagcattatgcattaagttttggttaagttaatttattggacaactgattcagcccccctctcagttgtctccgagacctaacaaatgAAGATTATGTGCATTGGGTATTACTTGTCTATTACTATTGCATCTTAGTCAAGAAATTCTAACAATATCAATTTCATGCTGGTAAGCACAAGAATTCACCGACGCCTCTAAGTCCAATCATGATCAATAAGCCCTTTGATCAGTGCGATTTAGACTTTATTGGGATGATTAATATGACATCTAATGATGGACATAAGTGGATCATCCTCTATAACAGATTACTTGACTAGATGATCCAAGGTGCTATAGAGAATAAAATCTTGAATTTCGTTGAGGAGCTGGTCATAAGGTTCGGTCCTCTAAAATCCATTATCTTCAACAATACAAGTGCATTCCTTAGTTCTAAGATGTCTAAGTTCACAATGAAGTATGGGATATTCCTCGATACTTTATCAAATTGATATCTACAAGGCAATGAACTAGCATAATCCACTAATAAAACCCTTATTACGTTGACCAAGTGAATAGGTTTAGATCATCAAAAGGAGTGGCATAACTATTTGCAAACAATGCCATGGGCTAATAAGATCACTATAAAGAAAGTTCCAAAAGTGTCCCCATATGAACTTTTTTATGGGAAAGAAGGCATGTAGCCTATCTTTGTAGATCTTCTAGAATTACAATTACTTAAGTCTCTATAAATAGAAGAGATTGAGGCTATGGAAGTGAGACTTGCAGAACTACTTAGTGTCCAAGAGTCCTAGGAGAAGGCATACAATGCCATGTAAAATCACTAACAAGTTATATTATTGGCCTTTGGCATCATTGTGAGTTTAATTCCTTCACATGTCACATGCTTTTTGAGTAAGAAATAGGataagatgatttttttttattgggCTATACATTTATCCTTAGTTATCTTATATGAGGCAAGAGTATTATGATAGTTGACTAGTTTAAACATGAGAACCTCTACCCCAAGATCTTGTTGAGATCACttagaaaaaatatatttaaaaattgtgCATCAAGGCTATTTGTCAAGTTAGccaatttatcaaaaattttaagATAGTTCCATAGTGAGTGCATCTAATGTTGTGAAGTGATAAATTGATAAATTTTCCatatgaaattgagctaaaatgGCTAAGGGTTTTGCTATGGAAGCTTTTCCATTTGAGAAATTGGTGACTCCTATGTAGTGATTAAAACCATCAAATGAAACTTTTTCAGGTGAAAACAAGCAATGAAGAGATTTTGATCTTCAAGAATACAAACCATCAATTTCTCCTCTATAACCAATTTTGTAAGATACATACCATCAAATTTGGGAATAGTTTAGCTTAGCCAGGAGTAACAACACTTATTAATATTTTGGCATTTCATTATCCCTTCAAAACTTGattttcccataataaaaaaaaacacttATTAAGATGTTTGGAAACTCTTGACAAAGAATTTCttatccaaaaattcaaaaaaacttttaaaaaaactactaacaaagaaaaataaaatttctatAAAACATAATAAATTTTTTAAACGATTGTAATTGTAGTCACTTTGTAATCATTGAGATACCTCTAGAAATAActttaaaacatatatataatattataaaccCAACCCAATATAATATGTATTAGATGTCTCTCTATATCATtgtcaaatataattttctattaGTATTTTATATATTTGATCCCAAATCTTAGAATTTATATGTAAAAAAATCAATGCATAAGAAACTGTTTAAATTAGACACTATTTATGGGATTAGACGTCAAAGCAAACAGTTGTCTTATTTATTAAACAGGAATTACCTAAAATAATATACTTAGAGGTAGGGGAAGCGCACTGTGCGCCTTTCATCTCTCCATGGTTATGGTTGTCCACAAGGCAACTTTATTCCATTCTTATTTCTAGTCTTGTACCCTAATATTCAACACTTAACATTACAATTTTAAATGATTGTCAATTATAGCTTAAAAGTCTACATTTTCAAATTCTGAACAAGAACATTGAAGCGAATATAGACCAATTCTTTTATCAATTGTATATCTTGAGCATATGCCCACCAACTTTTATGCCATCTACTCGAAGCCAGCTGTTCAATTATTGTACAACAAAGATGTAAAGTATTCCATTTAAAACGTTGCTGCATTAACTATAAAGCAAAAAAAATATCCCCTCACTCTAAGGCAGAAGGATCTATTACGTCTGTTGAAGGAATCCATGTGATCAAAGCACAATTACGACCTCAATGGCATGTGAGGATTATACCTGCACTTTCTGTGCCTTAAGAACATTTTACTTTTCTAGATGCTCAAATGAATCTCTCTTTTTCACATTTTTCTTACATGTAATGAGCCCAAATAACTAGATTTAAAAGAGATGGAAGATTGATTAAGAACCAATTAGACAGAATCTCTTGGAGAGAGCAATTTGTGTTTTTCTCTGTAGGGATGGCTCAAGTGCATCCTCAGGCATCTTGCTTTCCTCCAAGAGCTTTAGTAAATGAAAAATTCTGTCTCAATTCAAGAACCATATTCACAGTATGGAGAAAATCTCTGGTCTTCAATGGCAATGGCTTTACTGTGTATGATTCATTTGGAAACCTCGTTTTTAGGGTTGATAACTATGCATCTAATGCTGATAAAGAAATGGCTCTTATGGATCATATAGGAAATGTACTCATTACAATGCGTCGTAAGGTAATCCTTGCCTTTTAAACATATTTATTGTGTTCTATATGTTTAGTTGTAGTCACCATTTGTTTGAGACAATGTCTTATGTTTTCATTTGGGTTTAAAGCAGACAATGAGTATTCAGAATAGATGGGAAGCGTTCAGGGGAAACCCAAAAGAATGTAAGGAGCCCATTTTTACAGTTACCAAATCGTCTCCCTTCTCTAACAAAACCACAGCAAAAGTGACTGTAAACAACAATGGGCAAAGTTATAGAGGTTGCAATTTTCAGATCGATGGGTCATTGCAGAAGGCATCATGCACAATTTCTAACGCCAATGGGGACATTGTTGCACAGGTATTTAGAGTTTTTCCATGGATTTTTTTTTTTCGTTTGCAATTAGTTTTGATATTTGATATGAGAGCATGAGTTTATGATGATGTTTTAAATGGGAGAATGAATTTGTGATGATCTTTGGTATGTGAGTTTGAATTTATGTTGATCGCTTTGATTGAGAACCAAAGATTTAACTGGGGCAACAAGTTTACGTTAATGTTTGATATGGGAGTATGAATTTATGTTGATATCTTTTTGATTGAGAACAAAAAATTAACCAGTTTACGTTGTTGATGTTTTAAGTGGGGGCACAAGTTTATGTTAATGTTTGATATGGGAATTTGCATTTATGTCCATATCTCTTTGATTAAGAAACAAAGATTAACAAATATATGTTGATGTTTTAAATGAGAGTGCAGGTTCATGCTGATGCTTGATATAGGAATATGAATTCATGTTAATATATTTTTTATCGAGAACCAAAGGTTAACAAattcatgttgatgtttgatatgagAGTATGAGCTTATATTGCCATTTGATAGGGAGTATTAATTTGATGTTGATATCTCTTCAATTGAGAACCAAAGATTAAGAAATATCCTTAAATCATTCTACTTAAGATTTTTTTGAAATCTAAAAGTttgaatataattttaattttctgGTTTTTGCTTACAGGTAAAGAGAAAGGAAGCCAGATCGGATATAATGCTGGGGGAGGATGTCATAAGCCTGGTAATTCAACCCCGAGTGGATCAAGCATTCATAATGGGGCTCCTTGTCATCTTTAATCAGATGACATGATTATTTATTTGAATAATACAATTCAAAAGAATCAAAACAAATGCGTGCAACAAAAGCTGTCTGCACATTAGCTTACACCAATCCAAATCTTTTTTAGTGTCCTGC contains the following coding sequences:
- the LOC131037120 gene encoding protein LURP-one-related 12, encoding MAQVHPQASCFPPRALVNEKFCLNSRTIFTVWRKSLVFNGNGFTVYDSFGNLVFRVDNYASNADKEMALMDHIGNVLITMRRKTMSIQNRWEAFRGNPKECKEPIFTVTKSSPFSNKTTAKVTVNNNGQSYRGCNFQIDGSLQKASCTISNANGDIVAQVKRKEARSDIMLGEDVISLVIQPRVDQAFIMGLLVIFNQMT